The genomic DNA TTATAGACTTTCTCATTTTTAAAAGAAGTTATAATAGCTTCCAGGTCGCCTTTAATGTTTTTAGGGTGCATCATCCCTATTCTTATGCGAAAATCGCCCTCAATGGAACATATCTCATTTATGAGATCTGCCAGGCTTTCTCCTGTGTCTTTTCCATAGGCAGCAGTATCTTGAGCTGTGAGCTGGATCTCCACACAACCATCTGCAACTGCCTGCTCTGCTTCCGCTTTTAAAAGGGATGTAGGATAACTTTGAAGCCCTCCCCGTGCAAATCTGGTGCAGCAGTAACTGCATTTACCCAGACATCCTTCACAAATCTGGAGAATGTGCACCATGGGGTTGGAACGCTTCCTTGGAAGGCAGGTTTTAATATCATCTCCATGACCGGTTTCCCTCGCCAGATGACCATTCATAACTGCTTCAACTACTTCTGGAGCTGAATTTATCCTGCGAGCCCCGATCCACCCTGCTTGGGGTGCCATTTTTTCCAGTTTTTCTGAATCAATATCCACCATGCAGCCGGCAATGATCAATTTCTTTTGTGGAAACTGGGCCTGCAGTTTCCCAATACGATTGGTTATCTTCTGTTCAGTGGGTTGTTTGACGTAACAGGTGTTTATGATAATAACATCCGCATCTTCAGGGGATTTTACAATTTTTCCACCAGTTTCTTCCAGTAAACCAGCCATTATCTGGGAGTCTGCCTGGTTAAAGGTGCAACCAAAGGTTTCCATGTAGATTTTCATGTTAATCAGGATTTAATTTGATATTTTTCAATATGAGATTCTTAATATGTTTTTTTTTTGATTGTTAAGAAATGTTAATTAGAGATATTTCAAGAAATGGATTAAAATAAAGGCAAGTATATCACTAAAACTTAGTTTTTTTTGGTTGGTCTTTATTAATCTTCAGGCCAGCCATGTTTGCCGATCATGGGTACGAAAACAACCCCTCCTAAATTCAGGGTCTGGTAATCATCATCTGATATTCGCTGGACGGATACCAGTTCCTGGAAGTAGTCCGATCCCGTGGGCATAATCAGTTTTCCACCAATTTTAAGCTGTTTTTTAAGGGGTTCTGGAATTTTTGGTGCGCTGGCTGTTCCGTAAATCCGATCATATGGGGCTTTATCAGGGTAACCTACAGTTCCATCTCCTTCAATCACCGTTACCACGTCAGAATATCCAGTTTTTTTTAGGTTGTCTCTGGCCTTTTCTGCCAGTGCGGGAATCCGTTCAATAGTGTATACGTGACCTTTTTTACCCACTATTTCAGCTACTACTGCAGCATTATATCCCCAACCACTTCCAATTTCCAAAATATTCATTCCTTCTTCTAATTCCAATTTTTCGGCGATAATCGCCACCATATGGGGAGCAGAAATAGTTTGACCTTTCCCTATGGAGAAAGGACGATCCAGGTAGGCGTGAGAACTGTTCTCAGGAGGCATGAATTCTTCTCGGGGAATTTTGAGCATGGCATTTTTTACTTTTTCGGTTGTTATGTATCCCTGCTTAAAGAGTCTTTCCACCAGATTTTCTCTTTCATCATTCATATGAACCACTTAAATTCTCAAAGTTTCCACTCATTGATAATGGACTTAAATCCACGGATAATACTTAAATCCAAGGATAATGAGTGTACTTTAATCAATGGAATGGTATACTTAATCAATGGATGAAGTTCTGCTATGAATTGAGGGATAATGGAGTTTTAACATCTTTCTTCTCGCTAAACGTGTTGGTACTGTCATCTAAAATTCTTAATCTTCATCAACTAGTTCAGCTGTTTCCACTATTTTAGATGTTAAATCGTACTGGAATCTGTCTCTCTTATCTGCGGGTCTCCCGTAAACTCTTTTAATTTGTTCTGCCACAGCCCCTCCCTTCCTGATCCTTGATGTGATGGTTTTCATGGATTTTATTTGTAAAACTGCTCGTTCCAGTTTCACAATATCACCCACATTAAACTGGAAATCCCTTTCAACTTCCACCTTTCGGGATAGGATCCTGCCACCATAGTCTATGGATATTCCTACTCTGGTTGGTCCAGCAAGGGATGCTGCCCAAATAGTTACCAGTTCAGAAACCGGGCTTTTCGAAACACGACCTCCCCTGATGTTTTCCAGTGAAGTTATTTCCACTTCTTCACCATCCACAATCAGCACTTCCCCTGCCTCTAAAACCTCGTCAGGATAGATTTTAATGGTTTTTTTCACTGATTCTTCAAATTTACTGATGATTACTCTGCACTCCACCATTTTAGGAATGGCAATTGTCTCTCTGAATGTGTTTCCACATTCATTGCACTTTAGGAGAACTTCTTTGGTATTTTTACCCTTGGTTTTAAGTATTTCACAAGATTCAGAATCACAAACTGGACATTTCATTTTCTTTCCTCGCTTCTATCAAAATAAGTAAAAAAATATTGTAAGTTTAATAACAATTTTTCTGTATTTTGAATTATTTATAATATGAATTCGATGGGAATAATTGATTGAACTAAATAATTGAACTTTGATTATATTAACATTATTAGATTTAGTTTAGTAGTTAAAATATTAGTAGGAATAAAAATTTAGTAGAAATAAAGATTAAAATGGAAATAAATCTACACAAAACATTTAATTAAGTTCATCAGGACTAGTTTTCCTTTTTTTATGTAAATAATGCTGTACCAAACCTCCATCCTGCAGTATTCCCAGCATGAAATCATGGAATGGTTGTATATGGCAGCTTTTTCCAGTGGTGAGGTTATGGATTATTCCCTCTGCCAGATCAATCCGAAGTTCATCTCCTTTATCTGCTTCTATATCTGCCACTATAACTGGTAAACCCACATTTATAGCGTTGCGGTAAAATATACGTGCAAATGACCGGGCAACAATTGCATCCACACCAGCGTGTTTTAAGGCTACAGGGGCCTGTTCCCGAGAGGATCCGCAGCCAAAATTCCAGCCAGCCACAATAATATCGCCTTTTTCCACATTATTAGTGAATTCAGGGTCTTCTCCTTCCAGAACATGGCTTGCCAGCTCGTCTAAACTGAAAGTTCTTAAGTATCGTCCTGGTATTATCACATCAGTGTCTATACTGTCCCTGAACTTCCAAACTTTACCCTTTATTTCTTCTTTCATAGTACCATTAGAATGATTTTTTTAATTAAATAACTAAATTAAATGATGTTTTGTTATTCGTATGGTTTTTGATAAGTTTTATTTTGGATTCTCAAAAATTGATTTTTTACACTTGGGATCATTTGATTAAACAGATAGATCCCTTAATTTTGGGCGAGTCTTTACTTTACAGCACCATTATTTTGAGCACAGGTTTCAATTATATGACCACCCATATCTTTAAGGGCATCATTCGCTGCACTTAGTATATCCTGAGGACTGTCAGTAACTGCATAAATGG from Methanobacterium sp. Maddingley MBC34 includes the following:
- a CDS encoding MiaB-like tRNA modifying enzyme (PFAM: TRAM domain; Radical SAM superfamily; Uncharacterized protein family UPF0004~TIGRFAM: MiaB-like tRNA modifying enzyme, archaeal-type; radical SAM methylthiotransferase, MiaB/RimO family), whose protein sequence is MKIYMETFGCTFNQADSQIMAGLLEETGGKIVKSPEDADVIIINTCYVKQPTEQKITNRIGKLQAQFPQKKLIIAGCMVDIDSEKLEKMAPQAGWIGARRINSAPEVVEAVMNGHLARETGHGDDIKTCLPRKRSNPMVHILQICEGCLGKCSYCCTRFARGGLQSYPTSLLKAEAEQAVADGCVEIQLTAQDTAAYGKDTGESLADLINEICSIEGDFRIRIGMMHPKNIKGDLEAIITSFKNEKVYKFLHLPLQSGSNQILSDMNRGHSVEEYLEIVNHFQIEIPELSLATDIILGYPTENENDFQGTMEVIREIRPDFLHISKYHHRPGTRSSLLPEIDHQIMKRRSRKLNDLKVNIATGNNQKLLGTHQKILITDKGSKGGYLGRSNSYKTVVVNEALLGTYVDVEITHSLSTYLKGKICR
- a CDS encoding protein-L-isoaspartate and D-aspartate O-methyltransferase (PFAM: Protein-L-isoaspartate(D-aspartate) O-methyltransferase (PCMT)~TIGRFAM: protein-L-isoaspartate(D-aspartate) O-methyltransferase), with amino-acid sequence MNDERENLVERLFKQGYITTEKVKNAMLKIPREEFMPPENSSHAYLDRPFSIGKGQTISAPHMVAIIAEKLELEEGMNILEIGSGWGYNAAVVAEIVGKKGHVYTIERIPALAEKARDNLKKTGYSDVVTVIEGDGTVGYPDKAPYDRIYGTASAPKIPEPLKKQLKIGGKLIMPTGSDYFQELVSVQRISDDDYQTLNLGGVVFVPMIGKHGWPED
- a CDS encoding putative Zn-finger protein, whose protein sequence is MKCPVCDSESCEILKTKGKNTKEVLLKCNECGNTFRETIAIPKMVECRVIISKFEESVKKTIKIYPDEVLEAGEVLIVDGEEVEITSLENIRGGRVSKSPVSELVTIWAASLAGPTRVGISIDYGGRILSRKVEVERDFQFNVGDIVKLERAVLQIKSMKTITSRIRKGGAVAEQIKRVYGRPADKRDRFQYDLTSKIVETAELVDED
- a CDS encoding 3-isopropylmalate dehydratase, small subunit (PFAM: Aconitase C-terminal domain~TIGRFAM: 3-isopropylmalate dehydratase, small subunit), whose translation is MKEEIKGKVWKFRDSIDTDVIIPGRYLRTFSLDELASHVLEGEDPEFTNNVEKGDIIVAGWNFGCGSSREQAPVALKHAGVDAIVARSFARIFYRNAINVGLPVIVADIEADKGDELRIDLAEGIIHNLTTGKSCHIQPFHDFMLGILQDGGLVQHYLHKKRKTSPDELN